The DNA window ATGCAATGTCATGTTCTTTCAATCGCaatgttatgtttttaacaCTGCAATGTCATGTCATGTTTTTAATACTGAaatttctctcttattcttCAGCTTCATGGGTGAACCATCATCATCCCCTCCCAATGTTCAAATCCCTATTGTTGGCATGACTTTTAATTCTGAAAATGAACTTCGTGAGTATTATAATGCTTACGCACAATCAAAGGGTTTTGGCATTTGTAAGTTAGGAGCAAGAAATGGGCAAGATGGAAAGCAAAAGTGGTTCTCCATTGCTTGTGCTAAAAATGGTGTATTTACTTCAAAagggaaaaatattttacaacttAGACCTTCCATCAAGACGAATTGTAAGGCTAAGATTAACGTTGCTGTTAGGAATGAGTGTGAATTTGAGATTACTAGTGTCTACCTTGAGCACAACCATATATTGAGCCCGGGAAAGTCTAGACATATTAGATCTCACAAAGTTCTAGATTCAATTGCGAAGAGAAGATTGGAAGTAAACGACGTAGCTGGAATACCTTTGTCAAAAACATTTCAATCTATTGTGGTTGAAGCTGGAGGATATGAGAATTTGAACTTTGATGAGAGAAGTTGTAGAAAATTTATTTCGAAAGCTAGAAGGTTGAGGTTAGGAAATGGTGATGCCGAAGCTCTTTGTCAATATTTCAACCGAATGCAAAGtagatgtttaaatttttattatctttatgaTCTAGACGAGGAATCCCGAATAAAGAATGTATTTTGGGCTGATGGTAGATGTAGGGCTGCTTATGAGTATTTTTCGGATGTCATAACTTTTGacacaacatatttgacaaaccGCTATGACATGCCTTTTGCTCCCTTTGTCGGGGTTAATCATCATGGACAATCTATTTTGCTCGGATGTGGCTTACTATCTAGTGAGGATTCTGAGTCATTTATTTGGCTTTTCAAAGCCTGGTTGTCATGTATGCACGGACGTGCTCCAAAGGCAATAATCACTGACCAATGTCGATCAATGGCCATTGCTATTGAAAAAGTATTTCCAAACACCAATCATCGTTTTTGTCTTTGGCATATCATGAAGAAACTCCCTACAAAGTTGGCTGCTCACGCTCagtataaaagtataaaaaaagcATTGAAGAACATTGTCTATAACTCAATCACAATTGAGCAGTGTGAAAGGAATTGGATGAAAATGATAGAGGAGTTTGAATTGGAGGATAATGATTGGTTGAACTCTTTGCACGTACAACGATCTAAATGGATTCCTGTATATGTTAAATGTCACTTCTGGGCAGGCATGTCAACATCGCAAAGAAGTGAAAGTATGAATGCattttttgatgactttgttCATTCGAAAACATCCTTAAAACAGTTTGTTGAACAATATGATAGGGCACTGAAGAAAAATATAGAGAAGGAAAAGAAACTGGATTTTCAGTCTTTTAATTCCACCATTCCAATTGTTAGTGGTTATTCTTTGGAAAGACAATTTCAAAGTGTATATACTAACGACATTTTTAAGTTGTTTCAGAATGAAGTGACAGGATTGATGTTTTGTGACACATCCATAATTGAAGACGATGGGAGAACTACTATATTTGGAGTAGTGGAGTCAATTTTGGGTACTAATGGAGAACATTTGAGGGATGTTTCATTCAAGGTACACTACACCCCTGTGGAGAGTTTTGTAAACTGTCAATGTCTAATGTTTGAGTATAGAGGGATTTTGTGTAGGCATATTTTGGCAGTTTTGAGAAGAATGAAAGTGAATCAGATGCCGGTGAATTATATGTTGGATCGTTGGCGCAAAGATTTGAAACGAGGTTATCAAAGCATCActaacatttatgattcagatgTGTGTGATAGTCAAAGAAATCGTTATAACTATCTAGCTCCAATGATTCAAGAGGTTCAACAACTTGCATCAATGTCTGAAGATAATACTTCTGTTTTGGCTGAAGTgttgaaagaaatgaaagaaaaatttatGTTAGATTCAACATCATCAACAATTACCACACCGCCAACAACTACTACGCAA is part of the Impatiens glandulifera chromosome 1, dImpGla2.1, whole genome shotgun sequence genome and encodes:
- the LOC124934916 gene encoding protein FAR1-RELATED SEQUENCE 6-like, which encodes MGEPSSSPPNVQIPIVGMTFNSENELREYYNAYAQSKGFGICKLGARNGQDGKQKWFSIACAKNGVFTSKGKNILQLRPSIKTNCKAKINVAVRNECEFEITSVYLEHNHILSPGKSRHIRSHKVLDSIAKRRLEVNDVAGIPLSKTFQSIVVEAGGYENLNFDERSCRKFISKARRLRLGNGDAEALCQYFNRMQSRCLNFYYLYDLDEESRIKNVFWADGRCRAAYEYFSDVITFDTTYLTNRYDMPFAPFVGVNHHGQSILLGCGLLSSEDSESFIWLFKAWLSCMHGRAPKAIITDQCRSMAIAIEKVFPNTNHRFCLWHIMKKLPTKLAAHAQYKSIKKALKNIVYNSITIEQCERNWMKMIEEFELEDNDWLNSLHVQRSKWIPVYVKCHFWAGMSTSQRSESMNAFFDDFVHSKTSLKQFVEQYDRALKKNIEKEKKLDFQSFNSTIPIVSGYSLERQFQSVYTNDIFKLFQNEVTGLMFCDTSIIEDDGRTTIFGVVESILGTNGEHLRDVSFKVHYTPVESFVNCQCLMFEYRGILCRHILAVLRRMKVNQMPVNYMLDRWRKDLKRGYQSITNIYDSDVCDSQRNRYNYLAPMIQEVQQLASMSEDNTSVLAEVLKEMKEKFMLDSTSSTITTPPTTTTQTEKLIHSPVRVRARGRPTTKRKQSVIEKITKSATRARKKDHVSTQEQLNDQVSTQEQWNDPVSTQLSFTSLLSCQLSHVAD